The genomic region ATGGTATTTTTCCAAGTACTTCTATTTCAAAGTTTAATTATATGATTAATAACCAATGATTATGGTTATATAAGGGGAAGTCTCCCCTTATTTTTTTATTTTTATAATAAATATAGTTAATGAAGCATTAGATTATCTTCTTTTAAACTCACTTGATTATCAGAAAGTATCTGTTTTGTTCTATCTCCATCTTCAATGGCATTTAAATACACGATTTCTTCTGGTATTATTTTTATAACCTTTAAGTCTTCTCTATTAAAGTTCATCATGTTTGGATCAGGATAAAATTGCATAGCCTCATCAAATAGGTCATAGTTTTCTATGCTTGTAGTTGCAGTACCGAATATTTGCACTCCTTTAATTTTTCTATGTGTTATAAATTCAGTATTTACTAATAAGCAAACATTAGGATTTTCTTTGATTGCCTTAAACTTGTCTCCTCCAGCAGATAGGATAAATAACTCTAAATCTGCCCCTAAAAAATACTGTACAGGACTTACTCTAGGCTTCTGAT from Serpentinicella alkaliphila harbors:
- a CDS encoding pyridoxamine 5'-phosphate oxidase family protein — its product is MKKEMSSQALSEEIEHFLMEHKDAALGTCMNQKPRVSPVQYFLGADLELFILSAGGDKFKAIKENPNVCLLVNTEFITHRKIKGVQIFGTATTSIENYDLFDEAMQFYPDPNMMNFNREDLKVIKIIPEEIVYLNAIEDGDRTKQILSDNQVSLKEDNLMLH